One Vigna unguiculata cultivar IT97K-499-35 chromosome 7, ASM411807v1, whole genome shotgun sequence genomic region harbors:
- the LOC114189982 gene encoding heat shock factor-binding protein-like yields MDGQDSQDPKQNPADMTAFVQNLLQQMQNRFQTMSDSIVTKIDDMGNRINELEQSINDLRAEMGVESSPSPVPTAKPTEEETKEGGSA; encoded by the exons ATG GACGGACAGGATTCACAGGACCCTAAGCAAAACCCTGCTGATATGACTGCCTTT GTGCAAAATCTTCTTCAGCAAATG CAAAATAGGTTCCAGACGATGTCCGACTCCATTGTTACAAAGA TTGATGATATGGGAAACCGTATAAATGAGTTGGAGCAAAGCATCAATGATCTAAGAGCAGAGATGGGAGTGGAGTCCTCTCCATCACCTGTGCCCACTGCTAAGCCAACAGAGGAGGAAACCAAGGAAGGGGGTTCAGCTTAA